Part of the Aureitalea marina genome, TGGCCCATTGGAATGGCAGTCCTTTGATCCAGTACATAACTATGATCTTTATGTTCCTGGCTGGAACCAATTTTGTCCTGAGCTATTTTGCCTTTAAGACCAAATTTTCCAAGATTTTCCAGGATGAAGAATTCAAACTCTATGTCGCACTGATCTTCGGTTTTACCGTCTTGACCGGATTGATCATCTACTTTTGGGCGGATCCTAGCCAGTCCAGCATTGATCACCCTATGGTATGGGGCAAGTTTGAAAGTGCCATTCGCCACGGTATGTTCCAGGTGCTTGCTGTGATCACAACAACCGGTTTTGTCACTGCCGATTTTACCGCATGGACCTCCTTTCTGACCATTTTCTTCCTGGGGCTGATGTTCCTGGGCGGATCTGCGGGGTCTACGTCGGGTGGGATCAAGATCGTCCGCCACTTGATCATGATCAAAAATGGGATGTTGGAGTTCAAACGCACACTACATCCTAATGCTATCTTACCTGTGCGCTACAACCAGCGCGCAGTGCAGCAACCTATTGTGTTCAACATTCTGGCCTTTTTCATCCTGTATATGTTGTCCTTTATTGTTGGGGTCTTGGTCTTCTCTTGGATCGGCCTGGATTTCAAAACTGCCTTGGGTGGCGCGGCTAGTTCCCTGGGTAACGTCGGTCCGGCACTAGGGGCACTGGGGCCAACTGAGAACTTCGGTAACCTGCCTGAAGCCGGTAAACTATGGGCGTCTTTCCTGATGTTGATCGGACGTTTGGAGCTCTTTACTGTTCTGATCCTTTTTACGCCTTTCTTCTGGCGTAATCGATAAGCTTATTGATAATCTTCCCGAACCGGGGTAAAGGTGTCCAGGATGATACAATCGGTCAGGGATCGTCCGGAGTGGACTGCATTGGAAGGAATCACCACCACATCTCCCTTTCCGCACACTTTTGTTTGTCCTTCGACCGTCATCTCGAATTCACCTTCCATGACCATAGAGATCTGTTCGTGGAAATGGTGGTGCTGTGGTAAGTGACTTCCCGCCTTGGTTTTTACCAGGGATAAGGTTTGCTTATCAGTATGGATCAAATGGGCGTCAAATCCCGGAATGATCTCTCTGGCAGGTACGGTTTCAAATTTTTGAAATAGATCGTTCATTCCACGCTGAGTTGAGTGGCTAAATGCTTGGCTCGCCGGACAGTTTGATCCAGGTCAGAATCCAGTTCATCATAGGTTAGCACCACCGCCATACGCCGGTTGGGCCTGGCATCTGGTTTTCCAAATATGCGTACGTCCGATTTTGGTTCCGAAACCACATTTTCCAGTCCTTTGATCTGGGGATCATCCAAATGGCCCTGGGCCAAGACAACGGCAGAGGCACCTTGTCTTTCCAGAAATATTCCCGGTAAATTATGCCCCAGGATCGCTCTGAGGTGTAATTCGAATTCATTGTAGTTTTGGGTTCCGGCCAGTGTAACCATGCCCGTATCATGTGGCCTGGGGGATAGCTCAGAGAAATATACTCCGTCATCTGCTATAAAGAATTCAACTCCCCAGATCCCGGCACCGCCTAAGGCAGTGGTGACCTGTTTAGCCATTTGCTGGGCGTCCTGTAAATCCATCTCGTCCATTGGCATGGGTTGCCAACTCTCCCTGTAGTCTCCACCTTCCTGTCGGTGTCCAATAGGTGGGCAAAATAGGGTCGGACCATCGATTTGTGTCAAGGTGAGTAGTGTGATCTCGTAGTTGAAGTGGACAAAAGCCTCTACAATTACCTCGGCCACATCACCTCTGGAGCCTTCCTGGGAGTAATTCCAGGACTTTTCTATATCCTCTTCCCGGTGGATCGTACTTTGCCCCTTACCGCTGGAAGACATTAATGGTTTCACCACACAAGGCATCCCAATTGCGGCTACAGCCTCCTGTAATTCTTCGGCTGAGGTTGCATAGCGGTAATCCGCTGTCTGAATTTGGAGATCCTTAGCCGCAAGGTCCCGAATGGCCTTGCGGTTCATGGTATAATTGGCAGCCTTAGCCGACGGAACTACGGAGATTCCATTCTGTTCATAGTGGTATAGCCTTTCCGTGCGGATGGCTTCAATTTCCGGTACAATATAATCTGGTCTGTGCTTTTCTACGATCCCATCCAGAGCTTTCCCATCCAGCATATTGATGATCTCATATTCCTGGGCTACCTGCATGGCAGGCGCATTGGGATAACGGTCAGCTGCTATCACCCAATGTCCCAATCGCTGCGCGGCAATGACAAACTCTTTGCCAAGTTCACCACTACCGAGAAGTAAGAATCGGGCCATGAATCAGATATTAAGAAAGTGCGTTCTTGATCCGGGACATGGCTTCTTTGATATCTTCCTCAGATGCTGCATAAGAGATTCGAATACAATTGGGGTCACCAAAAGCAGCTCCTGTTACGGTCGCCACTCCAGCTTCCTCCAGAAGGTACATCGCAAAATCTGAAGAATCAAAGATGGTTGTCCCATTGATGGTCTTGCCAAAATAGTGAGATACATCCGGAAACACATAAAATGCTCCTTCCGGTTCGTTGCATTTAAAGCCAGGGATATCGGCCAATAGTCCAAGGATGAGTTCCCTCCTGGATTGGAAGGCGTCGATCATGTACTGAATGGCAGAAGGAGGGCTTTCCAGGGCAGCAATCGTTGCTCGCTGAGCGATACAGTTGGCCCCGCTG contains:
- a CDS encoding TrkH family potassium uptake protein, translated to MGSLSKLNYRIIFYLMGLLLLVNGGFMWLAALFSLSYGDGATTPISLAGATTMLIGAALMLATRQHRKEIQKREGYIIVTFGWLFMSLTGTLPYIYSGAIPSFTNAFFETMSGYTTTGSSILSDIEALPEGILFWRSITHWIGGMGIIVLAIAILPLLGIGGMQLFAAEAPGPGGDKLHPRITDTAKRLWLIYVGYTLAETLLLSLAGMSFFDAINHSLSTLSTGGFSTKNASMAHWNGSPLIQYITMIFMFLAGTNFVLSYFAFKTKFSKIFQDEEFKLYVALIFGFTVLTGLIIYFWADPSQSSIDHPMVWGKFESAIRHGMFQVLAVITTTGFVTADFTAWTSFLTIFFLGLMFLGGSAGSTSGGIKIVRHLIMIKNGMLEFKRTLHPNAILPVRYNQRAVQQPIVFNILAFFILYMLSFIVGVLVFSWIGLDFKTALGGAASSLGNVGPALGALGPTENFGNLPEAGKLWASFLMLIGRLELFTVLILFTPFFWRNR
- the purT gene encoding formate-dependent phosphoribosylglycinamide formyltransferase, with translation MARFLLLGSGELGKEFVIAAQRLGHWVIAADRYPNAPAMQVAQEYEIINMLDGKALDGIVEKHRPDYIVPEIEAIRTERLYHYEQNGISVVPSAKAANYTMNRKAIRDLAAKDLQIQTADYRYATSAEELQEAVAAIGMPCVVKPLMSSSGKGQSTIHREEDIEKSWNYSQEGSRGDVAEVIVEAFVHFNYEITLLTLTQIDGPTLFCPPIGHRQEGGDYRESWQPMPMDEMDLQDAQQMAKQVTTALGGAGIWGVEFFIADDGVYFSELSPRPHDTGMVTLAGTQNYNEFELHLRAILGHNLPGIFLERQGASAVVLAQGHLDDPQIKGLENVVSEPKSDVRIFGKPDARPNRRMAVVLTYDELDSDLDQTVRRAKHLATQLSVE
- a CDS encoding cupin domain-containing protein; this translates as MNDLFQKFETVPAREIIPGFDAHLIHTDKQTLSLVKTKAGSHLPQHHHFHEQISMVMEGEFEMTVEGQTKVCGKGDVVVIPSNAVHSGRSLTDCIILDTFTPVREDYQ